GTGTCCAGTTTTGTGTTTCACTTGAAACTTTAATAGGCACGGTAATTTACTATCGTACTTAATTTAGGATAATGGTGAAATACTAAGGAAACACAAGGATGGCTGTCAATTTTGTTGGAGGATGTTTATGTGGGCAGATCCGTTTTACCGCGATTGGCGTCCCTCGTAACCCTCATACTTGCTCATGTAACATGTGCCAAAGACATAGCGGTGCACTAACCGTTGCATGGGTAGAGTTCGCAAGTGAAGAGATAAGCTGGGATGGGCCTGGCGGTGCTCCTAAGGTGTGGCGTTCATCGGATTATTCATCGCGCGCTTTTTGCCCTGATTGTGGTAGCACATTAGGTGCAATAGATGACGCGCCTGTCATTGCATTAGTGCTCGGCGTTTTTGATGCCAATAGTCGTAAAACCCTTGAACCCAAATCTCACTCTTATATTTCAAGAAGGCCAAAATGGTGGTGTATAGGATGCAATTAACCTCTGTGCTGTACGTGAGTAAATTATGACTTTTTACTCTATCGAAGATGCGTCGTGGTCTGAGATCTTAACGCTACAAAATCAGGCGTATCATGATGTTGCGCCGGAAACTGTGGATATTCTAAAAAGTAAATGGATGCGCTCGCCAAAGAGTTGTTTTGTTTTTAAACAACATCGAGCCGTGAATGCCTATTTACTGGCGCACCCTTGGTACGATGAAAAGCCGCCGAGTTTGTTTACATTATACCAATCTGTCTAAATACTTGCTCAATTTGAAGGAGCAAATCTGACGCTAACTGCGTTAAAAATTCCTTATTTAGAACAACTAAATAGCAAAATCTTTGCCTTGTTATCGACAAGATTTTCTTGCCTCAAAATAGATCACTTAATTCAGCAAATTGGTATTACTTCTGCACAACCGCTAAGTTCGTCGTTGTTTCTACATGACCTAGTTGTTTCACAAGCCTTATCAGGGCAGGGGATTGGTGCCTTGATGATTAAACGCTTAGTTGAGTTGGCGACCCAAATGGGGTACTGTCGCATTCGGCTTGTGGCTGTACAAAATAGCGTGGGGTTTTGGTTGAAACTAGGCTTTGTCCCAAAGCCAATTAAGGTATGCAAAAGTTATGGTGAAGATGCGCAGCTGATGGAAATGAAAGTGTAAGGTGCGCCAGCTAAGGTTGGAAGTCATGAAAGTAGCCATACGGTAATTTACGATGATTAAAAAAATAATAATTATATTCTCGCTGCTGTTTGCAGCTAGTCACGGCAGTGCCGGTGAATTAAAGCCATTCACAAGCGATGGCTGTAGTGTATTTCCTGATGGTACTTTGGCGCAAAATGAACTGTGGTTGAGTTGTTGCACGGCACACGATCTTGCCTACTGGAAAGGTGGTACCGCTATTGAGCGCGAAAATGCCGACATTGCCTTACAAAAATGTGTTGCTGCGGTAGGTCAAGAAGAAGTGGCGACCTTGATGTTAGCGGGTGTGCGACTCGGTGGGCTCCCTTATTTACCTACGCCATTTCGTTGGGGGTACGGATGGTCTTACCCTAGGCGCTACGCTGAATTGACTGCAGAAGAGCTAGAACAAGTAAATAAGCACATGGCAAAACTAGCATTAGACAAAAAATAAATTGACGCAAAATCAAATTCTGTATATTTTCTCCGCGATGTTTCAATGAGGGCCATACAGTCAACTCGTCAACCCAATATTAGGCAGATCCTCACATGCATTAAGTGCCTGTGACTTGATACCAATTTTACTTGATACTTGATCCATTTGAGGGAGTAAATCCGACGCTGACGGCGTTAAAAATTTCTCATTTAGAACAACTAAATAGCAAAATTTTTGCCTAGTTATCGCCAAGATTTTCTAGCCTCACAATAGCTCACTTAATCAAACAAATTGGTATTAACCTTTTGTTCTGAATTTGGGAAACGGATAAGACTGCATCAACCGCTGTTTATAGCCGACTTTGCGTCCCTTTTTTCCGCTGCTCAAATTCCTTTGATTTGGGAAATTCGCATGGCTGAGCCAAGTGCAATTAGCATCATTCCCCCAGTCGTCGTATTGACGCTTGCAATTATCTTACGTCGTCCTATCTTGTCCCTTGTTTTGGGGGCGCTGGTAGGACTCGCATTGTTAGACCCAGCCACCGTATTGGCAAATTTTGCTGATGCTTCGCTAAAAGTGATGGGCGATGAAACCATCGGCTGGCTTATTCTGGTATGTGGTACGTTTGGTGCCTTGATAGCGCTGCTAGTGCACACCGGCGGTGCCTTAGCATTTGGCCGTAATGCACTGAAAATGGCAAAAGGGCCAAAGTCGTCTTTGCTTATGACCTATTTTTTAGGTGTGATTATTTTTATTGATGACTATCTTAATGCGCTGACGGTTGGTGAGACGATGCGTCGCGTTACCGATAAGTTTAAGATTTCTAGGGAAATGCTTGCTTATGTAGTGGATTCAACCGCTGCACCTATCTGTGTTTTAGTACCACTTTCGACTTGGGCAGTGTTCTTTGGCGGTTTGCTGGTTGATAACGGTGTCGCGGGAGAAGGACAGGGGATCAGCACGTATATTCAGGCCATTCCTTACATGCTGTATGCTTGGGTGGCCGTAATTATGGTACCACTGGTGATATTTGGTATTGTGCCTCTGTTTGGCCCAATGAAAAAAGCAGAACTTGCAGCTAAACAAGGACATCCCGCGCTTGAGCAAGTTGATTTGGAAGAAGTACATACACCGGATCACTATGCTGCAAAAGCCATTGAGCAAGAGTTCGAACAAGCCGACACTCAAGGCAAACTGGTTAACTTTTTGGTGCCTATTGGTTTGCTGGTGGCGTTTACGGTGTACTTTGATATTGATGTATGGAAAGGCTTGTTGGCGACTTTGGCAGTGACTATCCCATTTTATATGGTGCAAAGGTTGATGCCGCTTGCAGACATGCTTGAGCAAATGATCAATGGTTTTAAATGCATGCTACCTGCGATAGGAACGGTTATCGCCGCATTTATCTTTAAGGATGTGTGCGATCAACTGCTATTGCCACAATATGTGATAAATGCACTGAGTCCTTATATGACAGCTGGTTTACTGCCTGCGATGGTGTTTTTATCTATGGCTATTTTGGCCTTTGCAACTGGCTCTAGTTGGGGGATCTTCGCTGTGACTATTCCTATCGTGATGCCTTTGGCCGTTGCTGTCGATGCTAATATTCCTCTGGTGATAGGCGCGTTGTTGTCGGCATCATCATTTGGTAGTCAGGCGTGTTTCTACTCGGATTCTACGGTATTGGCAGCCCAAGGCTCAGATTGTAATTTAGTCAGTCACGCCATCACTCAACTACCTTATGCGTTGATTGCGGCTGCTATTGCCTTTGTTGGCTTCTTGATTATTGCTTAATCGCAAGTAAATTTTTAGGGTTAGTTCTGCTAACCCTTCGAAGCTAACTTCCTAAAATACTTACTCTATTGCTCAAGTCTTGCTAGGCTATATAACCAGACTCTCAAAGTGTAAGGATAGCAATGTTCACACCTCGCAAGTTAGCCGAAAATTATCGCGAACTGATAAGTAGTATCGGTTTCTATCCCTCCTTACTTGCAGTTGCATTTTTTATTTTCGCGCTCATAACCACAGCACTTGAATATGCAGCTCCTATCAGCAACTTTAAAGAGCTTATTGCGATTGTACTGGTCGACAGTGAAGAGAACGCACGAACCATTTTAAGCACGCTTGTGGGGAGTATCATCTCATTGACGGTATTTAGTTTTTCAATGGTGATGATTGTGCTGAATAATGCCAGTGCTGGGTTGTCACCTAGAGTACTGCCGGGCCTTATCACCAGAAAGTCGCACCAGTTAGTATTGGGTTTTTATCTCGGTAGTATCATTTATGCCATCATTATGCTGATAAACATTCGTGGCGTGGGCAATGGTGAAACTGGGATCCCGGCGTTAGGGGTTTTATTTTCGCTGGTGTTTGGATTGGTCTCTTTAGGCTTTTTTGTGTTTTTTATCCATTCAATCTCCCGCGCCATACAGGTCGATAATGTGCTAAATGACCTGTTTAATAACACTAAAAATGAGATGAAGAATATTATCACCAAACAGCAAGAGCAGCCTTTTGATGGCTTTCCAGACTTCTCGAGTTGGCATAATTTACCCAGCACAGAAGAGGGGTATTTTAAGGGAGTACACAGTGACAAACTGTGTGCGTTGTGCGAGCAACATGACTTAAAAATATATATTGCTGTTAAACAAGGATTTTTTACCGTTAAAGGCTACCCGTTTCTTAAGTGTAATAAGGATCTCAGTGAAGATGAGGCGCTACATGATGCGTTACTTAGCTGTTTTATTTTTTATGTTGAAGAGTACATCAGCGACCATTATCGCTATGGTTTAACACAAATCTCGGAGATTGCGGTCAAAGCCATGAGCCCAGGGATTAATGATCCCGGTACTGCGGTAAAGGCGATTGATATGCTGAGTATTTTACTTATCCAACGTTTGGATATTTGCGATGTGAACTACTCCTTTAAACACGCTAAAAATGAGCCTCTTTTATATATCCACGAAGCGTCTTTTGATGAATTACTGCATGATAATTTTACTCCGATAAGAAACTATGCAAAGACAGACGGCTATGTCATGGTTAATGTGTTGGAAGCGTTTAAAAATATACTGTTTCGCTCAAGTGCGGATCAACAAGCGACGGAAAGTTTATTTAATTACTTAGAAGCCATCGTTGACGATGTGGGCAATACCATCACTAACCCGTTTGACCGTCAACGGATCATTGAAATGCTCGAGGCTATTGAGAAAATTAATGGCAATAGAGGAGAAGCGCTTATTGCACAATTTAAACGAGAATAAGCGCGAATCTTTTTAATTCAGCGCAAGCTTAGCAAGACCGGCGGCAATGGCAGAAAGAGAGAGTAGTCTCAGTAAAATGATGGCAATATCAGAGCTGCCGCCCGCAGACGTATTTCGATAAACTAAGGGATAGTCAAAAAATATAAGCAAGTAGAGTAAGTCAAAAAAGCCGATCCGAGTACCATTGAGCTCTACTTTTGTACCATCTTTTAATAAGATTTCAGCAAAGCATAAATTGGCTGTGGTTTTTATTCTTCCGCCTTTTCGGTCTTTTAATAGTAGGTAATGAAAGATGATTTCGGAAATGTCTTCTCTGGCAATTTTTTGCGTGCCGCTTACCTTTGTTTTTATTGCTTTGGGCGAAATGGTCAATTGGCTTTTCGACACATCCATGACCCATTGAGAGCCAAAGCCAAATTTTTTGTACAGCATGACTCGTTTAGTGAAAAAGATAATTAAAAATGCGATTAAACAAGCAGGAAAAGCAATATAGCGTGGGTACTCACCATCAATAAAAGATGCTGTGATAGCCAAGGCAAAGACGAGTAATGCAAATAAAAACTCAGCGCCACCGGAAAGCATGCTCAGCGCGGCGATAGATTTGAGAGACACGCGAGAGTCATCGTTCAATTCATTTTTTTTTAGAGACACATATTTGAACCACACTTTATCCGTTAGTGATAAATCGAGTGTGTGTTTGGCTAAGGACATAGGGCACCTCCTTGGTATTAATAAAAGCAATGATCCTGAGCCATTTATATCGTATTTCCATGAAACTTGGAAATTTTTCAACTGGTTGCGTTGTGTTTTGACCAATAGATTGGTACTTTTTTGATTACCAACTGGTACAGTTGTAAGAACGCTTGGGGAGCGGAATATATGATCCAAAAATTAAACAATCGCGATGCGTCGGTGGCGAGAGGGATTTCCAATGTGTTTCAACGCTCATACAAAATAGAAGCAGAGTTAATTGGGGCGAGTTATTTTCCGCCTTTATCTCGGACTGTAGAAGAGATAAGTAGTGCAACAAGCCACTTTTACGGATATTTCGAAAATCAAAATCTTGCCGCAGTCATTGAAATTGTCATTTTTGAGAAAACGCTTGAAATAGATAGCCTGACCGTTGATCCCAATTATTTTCGCAAAGGGATCGCGGGTGAACTACTACGTTTTGCGATGTCGGAGTTTGATGTCGAAAAGGTGATTGTAGAAACTGCAACGGCAAACGCGCCCGCTATTGCACTCTACCAAAAATACGGTTTTGTTGAATACAAACGTTGGTTGCCGACATACGGCATTGAGAAATTAGCGCTGGCGGTGGATGTCTAGCACTTAAAATATCAGTAAGTTTGTTCTTCCCAATAAATTTATCTATGTATGTCATAGTGTTGGCATATCCTTGACGCCTAGATGACGCAATATTAAGGGAGATCTCCTGTTATAGTTTTATCAACAATATAGAGGAGATCAATTATGGAAATGCAAATAAACAAACAACTTATAAAATTGAAAAGAGTAGAACGGGCATGGAGTCAATCTGAATTGGCACAGGTTTCTGGGTTAAGCCTGCGAACGATACAACGCATCGAAAAGTCAGGAGCGGCATCGCTCGAGTCGATAAAAGCACTTGCTGCGGTATATGAGCTTAACGTGATGGAAATTCAACATCAGCCAAAGTCGAAAGGCACCAAATTAAAACGCAAAGCTGCCGCATTTCTTGCAGGCACTGCAGTGATGGCAGCCAGTATTTTTACCTTAACGGCTTCAGCTAAACCCGTGATGGTTGACCTTATGCTAACCTCTCAAGGACAAACGCTGGCTGATGTTCAGGTTTTGAATGAAGAAGGCGCATTCAGCGAGTTTGTTTTTTCAGATAAGCTAAAAATTCGTCTTACTTCAACCGTTGAACAAGAAAACCAAGTGAAAATAGTGACCGAGATTTACAGTTTATCTACCGAGGGTCAAGTACTTGTCGCTTCCCCTAGTGTTACGGTTCAACATCAAAAACAGGCTGAAGTACACTTTGATGATTATCAGCTTGTGTTGTCACCAAACCTGTAATGTAAAAAGAGAGTTATCTCAACAGTTCCTTTTAGCACTGAACAATTTTTGTTACATGTTTAAGGTTGGGGTATTACAAAAAATTCAGTAAGTTAAAGCAAACTTACTACATCATTTTTTATCTCAATCCCAAACAAGGACATTTATGAAAAGGGTAATTTGTGCTTTGTCGTTGCTCGGTCTTAGTTTACCTAGCATGGCTATTGTTACTCGCCACGATGTTTCAAACACACAATATCTTGTAGATCAGGCGCCAGAGTTTTTAATTGATATGCCGGGCGAAGGTCATGGTGTTTTGATTAATCCGAATTGGATAGTGACGGTCGCACACCTTATTTTTTCTGACTATAGAGGAAAAGAAATTCAGATCCATGGTAAACCCTTTATCATCGAAGAAGTCATAATCCATGAAAATGCGAGAAAGCCCGACAGTAAACTGTTTAAAGGCGACGCTAAACCATTAATGGAATTTAACAAATCGACCAGCGACATCGCATTAATCAAGCTAGCTGAGAAAGTGACCCAAGTTGATCCAATCGAACTGTATCGTGGAACTGAAGAGCTTGGAAGCACTGTGACGGCTTTTGGTCGAGGGTCAACAGGTGATGGGAAAAATGGTTCTATTTACGAAACCAAGCGAGAAAAAGTGTTACGGAAAATGGAAAATCGGATTGATAACGTTGAGGGAAATTGGCTTTCAATGACGCTTGATGACGGCGATAAAGCTTTACCGCTAGAAGGAATTGATGGTTCTGGCGATAGTGGCGGCCCTTTAATAATGATGGTGGACGGCAAGCCTGAGCTAGCAGGGCTATTTAGTTGGGATTATGTTGAAGGCGATTTACAGCAGTTTAAACACGGTCTTTATGGTGGGAAGTCCTATCAAGTAAGAATCTCTCGCTATGTTGAGTGGATTGAGGAAGTGATGGCAAAAAGCCGATAGAATCAATCAGGGGGCTTAATAAGCCTCAAAACAAATAATTCATAGTTGCTTACAACGATAGGCAATATGAATTGATTATTATTGAGAGTGGCAAGGATGCTGGTTGTTTACAACCGGAATTATCACGGTTTGTTGCAGTGTTAAAACCCATTTTTTAATCAAAGAGTTTGATTCAGTCACCTTCAATTTATTGAAGGTAGGGTTGAGCTTTTCTGTTGAAGCAAAGAAATAGCAACACTTAGCGAAGTATAGATTGTCATGTAAACTTGATGTTACTTAAATTTTGGTATGTTATATTGTATCTAAAATGGTGCGAGGTTTACTTTATGATAATTACAACGAATGAACCACTCCATCTTTACCAAGTGGAACAAGGTGGTATTTTGGTTACAGGTCTTTTGACCGAGTTCGACGTTTCAGCGTTACCTGAGCAAGCAATTTTGCCTCACGAGTCAGTTTCGGTTTCCCATGCAATGGCGTTGAAAAAGCGCGTTCAGCTCGAGAAGTTACTTTTACCCCCTTGTCTTTTGATCGGAAGACTTAACTTGGACGAGGTGCGATGGCAAGCAGAGTGTGTTGAAACTGCGCAGTGGTACAGTGATTGCGGTGAGTGTACTCATCGGCTCTATGCTGTTGAAAATCCCCGCGTGCTACAAGAATTCAGACAGCAGATCTCAATGCACCAGCAATGGCTAATTGCAGATGGACATCACAGGATGTTTGCCGCAAGCCAACGTCATGCGCCTCAATCTCGGATGATGGCATGGTTAGTCCCACAGCAAGAAGCAGTGGTGACGAGCTTTGCAGTGCAGGCATCCTATACACAAGCTGTAGATGTTACTAAATTCAAACAGCACCTTAGCGATTTTGATATCTGTGAATGCTCGGAGGCTGAGGCCGATTATACTATTTGGGTGGCAGAAGTTGCTTTGTGTTTTGCTCTTCAACACGTGAAAAGCGATTCTTATCTTATTCAGACCCAGTTGCGCAGAGCACTGCAGGCACTACCAGCGTTTGAGGAGCTCTGGTCTAACAATAAAGTTGAACTGAGTGATGACCCTCATGTTGTAACTGCCATCTGTCGCGATCCTCACATTGAAGACATCTTTACTGCCGCCAAAGCAGGCAAGTATTTTCCAGAAAAGTCGACCTTATTTACCCACAAGGCCGACAGCCAAGTGCTTTACCATTTGAATCAGCAGGCAATTTGTGCGTAAAAGGCCCTCGCAGAGGGCGATACTTACAACCGTTTAAAGGCTTCTAGCACTCTACGGTTTTGCTCTGGAAGTCCTATGGTCACTCTTACAAAATGATCAAAACCTGGTTCTAACCAAGGTTTTATCATAATTCCTTGTTGCAGCAGCAAAGATGCGACATGCGCAGACGGCTGCTTAACATCAATAAATAAAAAATTGGCTAGACTTGGCGCGACAAAATAACCCAGCTCAGTGATTGCGGCGCTGAGTTTTTCTCTCTCGCGATTCGTTTGCGTGACCGTGTCTGCCAAATAAGAAGGATCTTGTAGTACTGCGATCGCTGCAAGCTGCGCTAGTCGATTTACATTGTAAGGTGTACGCACGCGGTGCAGATAATCCGCCAATTGTGCATTTGCCATTACGCCATAGCCCACTCTAAGCCCTGCAAGACCATAGGCTTTGGAAAAAGTCCGTAATACCGCGTAGGGACGAGGCTGTGTTTGAAGTAGCGCTAAGCTGTCAGTAAACTGTTCATGGCCTTGTGCGTACTCGCAGTATGCTTCATCAATGACGATAATCGTATTGAGCGGACAGGCATCAATAAGGCGCTGCAAATTATTGGCATCAAACGTACAACCTACAGGGTTGGACGGGTTAGCAAGCATCAGCATTTTTAAGTCTGGATGGCGTGCGATAGCATCGAGCCAATCATCAATTCGATAGGACAAATCGCTTTGCATCGGCACCTCCAGTACCTTTGCCCCCATCATATTGGCATATATCCCATGCAGCGCAAAGGTAGGCTTGGCCACTAACACTTTGTCGCCTTGACTGAGAAAGGCTTTGCAGAGCATTGAGAGTACATCCTCAGAGCCATTGCCGAGTACTATTTGCTCTCTAGTAACGTGAAGTTTAGTGGATAGGCACTCACTTAGCTCTGTGCATTGGCTGTCTGGATAGCAGCTAGCGGTATGCAGCTGCGCTTTAAAAGCATCAAGCGCTACGGGACTTGGCCCTAAAGGGTTTTCATTCACCGAGAGGTTTATCATATTGGGGTGGAGATTGCGCGCTGTTACTTGCTCAATGGTTTGCCCCGCACCATAGGGTGGCAGAGCAACAACTTCTTTGCGAGCTGGGTTTAACATTGTCGTTGTCATGCATTTTGCTCCTTGAGTGATGTGGGCTCAAGCAAACGGTTAGCCCTATGATTAAAAAGCCAAATCTCAGATAGCGCTGTGACCGCAAGGCCTAACATTAAGGCGTACCAAACGCCCAAAATCCCCAAACCAAAAAATTGTTGAAATAACCACGCACCGGGAAGACCAATACACCAATAGCCAATTAACGACAGCATTAGGGTGCTTTTAACATCGCCAAGTCCACGCAAGATACCGAGTCCGATATTTTGCCATGCATCAAAAAACTGCAAAAAGGCGGCAATAACGAGTAGTTCTATGGCGATAACAACGACGTCGGAATTTTGTAATTCTTCTGCACTTAAAAATGGCAGCAGCACAAATTCGGGTGTGAATAAATAGATTAAGGCGAAAACAGACATGACCGCAGCACCGCAAATAATACCCAAATTGCCGATGCGTTTTGCATGATGAAAGTCCTCCGCAGCGTTGGCTTCACTGATGTAAATAGAACAAGCAGATGAAATGCCGGCAGATACCATAAATACGATGTACACCATTTGGCTTACCACGTTGTGGGCGGCTAAGGCATTCACACCGAGTGTTGCCACAAATAGCGCAAGCACGGTGAAAAAACCAGCTTCAAGTCCGTAAGTTGCGCCAATTGGCACGCCCATTTTCCATGTTTTACTAAGTGCTTCACGGTCGGTTTGCCAAAACTTTATAGTGAGGTAGGGGCTGAGTACGTCATCGCGCTTGGCAAATAGTACAAACAGTAAAAACGATAAATACAGCACGATGCACGTGGCGGCTGCAACCCCAACAAAGCCGAGTTGTGGTAGACCAAATTGACCAAAAATCAGGCCATAATTGAGCACGATGGTGAGGACAACAGACACACCCGTAATTAACATCAATGGCCCTGGCCTTTTCAATCCAACACTAAAATGCCGTACGCTTTGAAACCAAAAACAGGGTAATAAGCCCAACGCGACAACGGTTAAATATTGGGTCGTCAAATTGGCAATCGACTCGGATGTACCAATAAATCTTAAGAAAGGTCCCATGGCAAACATTATGGCGGCGAATACTAGGCCTAAAAATGTCCCAATAAGCATGCTGGCGTTAAAAAGAGAGGTGATCTGATCTCGCTTATTCTTGCCGATCGCATCAGACACCAAATTGCCTGTTGCTGTCACCACGCCCGTTCCCATGGTTCTAAATTGATTAAAAATACCAATGGCGAGGCCACCAGCAGCCAGCTCTAATGGGCTCAACATCCCGAGCATGATGAGATCTATCGTTGCAATTGCCACGTAGAGCAGATTGGTCAGAATAAGCGGCCCTGCGAGCTGGCTTACTTTAAAAATATCGGTGCGCGCTGAAGCTACCATAGTGTTACTTCCTCCACGTTTTCCTGTGTGATGGCAAAGTCTGCAACGGCTCGTCCGAGCGCCACGTCAGTAATGATCATGCCGCTGTTATAGACAAAAATAATTTCATCAGGGTGGGTGCGTGCCGGCTTCTCACCATTTAGTATTTCAGTCAATGTCGCATCAACGGCGGGTAGCTTGCCGTACTCGTCTAATAAATCGTCTCCGGTGACCTTCATTTGTTCTGCATCCGTTGTGAGCAACCTATCAGCTCGGTGTAGCACTGATTTTTCGATTCCATAGCCAACCAAAATCACCACTGCGCCGGGTTTCAACCATTCATATTTAATGTTTTCTTTGGCGGATAACCCAGTAACGGCAAGGATCACGTCAGCTTGCCTTACTGAAGCTTCTAAGTCTTGTGATACCGCAACATGTCGCTGTCGATGATGATCTTTTAGTTTTTGCTGAACCGCTTCCAAACCCGTTTGATAGCTGCCGTGGACGGTTAAGTGTGTGAGTTGTGGTAATGCCGTGACGAGCATGGGTAAAGCGATTTGTCCCTGAACGCCTGTGCCCACAACCAGCGCATTTTTGGCTTCTGAATGAACGGCATACTTTGCAAACAAGGCCGAGGTGGCTGACGTGCGCATGGGGCCCAGCTCTTTTACATCCATTAGGGCCACAGGGTGGCCTGTGGCATCATCGCAAAGGAAGATAAAAGAGTAAAACTGATATTGGTTACGGCTTCTGTCAGGGTCGTATTCGTAGACCACTTTAAAGCCAACGGTATTACTAGCTGCATCTCGGCCAGCCATACTATAGGCGATGGAGCGGCCATCTTGTGGTGTCATAATCACTTTAAGTGGGTTGGCGGAGTCGGGGTGATGCAGTGAGCGAAAGGCATTTTCCACCACCTCGATGACTTTACTGTAAGGAAAATCAAGTTGCGCCAGTCGGGCTTCGTTTAGTATCGGCAGAACAGTTTGTTGAGTCATGGTTAGGCGCTCGCGGTTGGTTTATATTGCGTTAAGAGCTCATCAAGCTCCTGCTCGATGTTAATATCGATAAGGTCGTGCTTTGCCATCCAATCATCATTGAATACCGTATCGAGATACTTCTCACCACCGTCACAAACGAGCACCACAAATAAGCTATCGGCGGGGGCGGTTTTTAACGCCTGTAGCGCTTCGTATATAACCCCACCTGCCGAGCCACCGACCATTAGGGCGTAGTGCTTGGCAAGGTATCTGGCGGTATTAAACGCTTGTTTGTCAGATACCTTCACGCCTTTGTCGATGAGCTCATACTCAATTACAGGACCTATCTCAGCGCCTTCCGGCGTCCCCGTTCCTGATTGATGATAATTCAGTCCTGGTCCACCGAAGATCACAGAACCCACTGGTTCAACCCCAATCGTTGTGAGTTGATGACAACCTAAGTCGCGCAGAGCTCTTGTAGTGCCGCATAGCGATCCACCTGTGCCAACCGCGCCGACAAGGTGGGTAATGTGTTCACCAAGTTCATAAAAGATTTCTTGCGCAAGTCCTGTATAACCACGGCTATTGGCAAAATTATTGTGCTGGGCGGTCCAAAATGCGCCTTGCTCTTTTGCCAGCTTTGC
The sequence above is a segment of the Pseudoalteromonas piscicida genome. Coding sequences within it:
- the hisC gene encoding histidinol-phosphate transaminase, producing MTTTMLNPARKEVVALPPYGAGQTIEQVTARNLHPNMINLSVNENPLGPSPVALDAFKAQLHTASCYPDSQCTELSECLSTKLHVTREQIVLGNGSEDVLSMLCKAFLSQGDKVLVAKPTFALHGIYANMMGAKVLEVPMQSDLSYRIDDWLDAIARHPDLKMLMLANPSNPVGCTFDANNLQRLIDACPLNTIIVIDEAYCEYAQGHEQFTDSLALLQTQPRPYAVLRTFSKAYGLAGLRVGYGVMANAQLADYLHRVRTPYNVNRLAQLAAIAVLQDPSYLADTVTQTNREREKLSAAITELGYFVAPSLANFLFIDVKQPSAHVASLLLQQGIMIKPWLEPGFDHFVRVTIGLPEQNRRVLEAFKRL
- a CDS encoding MATE family efflux transporter is translated as MVASARTDIFKVSQLAGPLILTNLLYVAIATIDLIMLGMLSPLELAAGGLAIGIFNQFRTMGTGVVTATGNLVSDAIGKNKRDQITSLFNASMLIGTFLGLVFAAIMFAMGPFLRFIGTSESIANLTTQYLTVVALGLLPCFWFQSVRHFSVGLKRPGPLMLITGVSVVLTIVLNYGLIFGQFGLPQLGFVGVAAATCIVLYLSFLLFVLFAKRDDVLSPYLTIKFWQTDREALSKTWKMGVPIGATYGLEAGFFTVLALFVATLGVNALAAHNVVSQMVYIVFMVSAGISSACSIYISEANAAEDFHHAKRIGNLGIICGAAVMSVFALIYLFTPEFVLLPFLSAEELQNSDVVVIAIELLVIAAFLQFFDAWQNIGLGILRGLGDVKSTLMLSLIGYWCIGLPGAWLFQQFFGLGILGVWYALMLGLAVTALSEIWLFNHRANRLLEPTSLKEQNA
- a CDS encoding ornithine cyclodeaminase gives rise to the protein MTQQTVLPILNEARLAQLDFPYSKVIEVVENAFRSLHHPDSANPLKVIMTPQDGRSIAYSMAGRDAASNTVGFKVVYEYDPDRSRNQYQFYSFIFLCDDATGHPVALMDVKELGPMRTSATSALFAKYAVHSEAKNALVVGTGVQGQIALPMLVTALPQLTHLTVHGSYQTGLEAVQQKLKDHHRQRHVAVSQDLEASVRQADVILAVTGLSAKENIKYEWLKPGAVVILVGYGIEKSVLHRADRLLTTDAEQMKVTGDDLLDEYGKLPAVDATLTEILNGEKPARTHPDEIIFVYNSGMIITDVALGRAVADFAITQENVEEVTLW
- a CDS encoding cysteine synthase family protein; the encoded protein is MNINAQHSLASTLHLTPYLRVSQSIGNTPLMQFLSLPNGSKLYLKLEQFNPTGSAKIRMAKSMLDEAEASGQLKPGGWVVESTSGNTGVGLALLAAERGYRFTALVDNHAAKEKISNMKAFGAEVICVSEAGDDSLSTDIRDAMAAKLAKEQGAFWTAQHNNFANSRGYTGLAQEIFYELGEHITHLVGAVGTGGSLCGTTRALRDLGCHQLTTIGVEPVGSVIFGGPGLNYHQSGTGTPEGAEIGPVIEYELIDKGVKVSDKQAFNTARYLAKHYALMVGGSAGGVIYEALQALKTAPADSLFVVLVCDGGEKYLDTVFNDDWMAKHDLIDINIEQELDELLTQYKPTASA